A section of the Maylandia zebra isolate NMK-2024a linkage group LG8, Mzebra_GT3a, whole genome shotgun sequence genome encodes:
- the LOC101473719 gene encoding NACHT, LRR and PYD domains-containing protein 3 has product MDQSIVSNKTDDFSEVPFIQAAVHHFQPNYTAQSGGNVVAPSIIGSNVGNININIFSATQECKEDLNNDHTDSCGALPPEIDKVAESQQNLKATLRRKFSHILEGQATETNKISLNNIYTELYVTEGGSGEVNKEHEVRHIETTPRIHVGQEKSIHCDHLFAPLPEHGCDIRTVVTRGVAGIGKTVLTNKFTLDWAEERANENLEFVFPLSFRELNLMKKKNFSLVELLVVLFPEIKDIEIFTNVKKNMLFILDGLDESRLSLDFNRCEILSDVTQTTTIAVLMTNLIRGRLLPMALVWITSRPVASSQIPANCVDLVTEVRGFNNLQKDEYFRRKISDVNLANRVIAHVKTCRSLHIMCHIPIFCWMAATVFEKTKESKDTPKTLTQMYIHFLSLCEEAMKKRLTGRRESNADCVRANLLALGKLAFQELEKGHLIFNESDLKLNGIDTEQASMFSGVYTQIFHEEMTVCKEKMFCFVHLSVQEFFAALYVFLTFHNDNVNILVKLSASRRFLSRPSELTLYKEAVEKALRSEKGDFDMFLRFLLGLSLESNQTLLKHLMVNNRTQQKTRTEIVKHIKEKIRSSPSPDRCLNLFHCLNELNDHSLVKEIQSYLSSGSLNRANLSPAQWATLVFVLLTSEEEHSTFELGNYTRSEEGLLRLLPVVKTAQVANLNACNLTLTCCENLANAISSSQLRELDLSNNNLTDVGLMKLSSGLRNSKVEALRLRSCSLTERSSNDLASFVSSASCLLKLLDLSDNEFHDLGVRRFSDGLRSSDCKLETLNLSLCSVGEEGCIFLASALNSCHLRELDMSYNHPGNSGLNLLTALKEDPQCSLVKLSMDQCGEFRIQPGPKKYIIKLTLDPNTAHKDLSLSEENRKATRWTKQPYPDHPERFDFWPQVLCRKGLTGRYYWEAEWTGRVFIGVAYKRISRKGETDDCWLGRNNSSWGLNCNKDGYKALHKGTGIPITTKPNSNKVGVFLDWSAGMLSFYMLSCGSLKLLHTFHTTFDEPVYPGFHLGWVDSKVYLC; this is encoded by the exons atggacCAATCAATCGTTAGTAATAAAACAGATGATTTCTCTGAAG TTCCCTTTATTCAGGCTGCGGTTCATCACTTCCAGCCAAACTACACTGCACAGAGTGGTGGCAATGTGGTCGCTCCTTCCATAATTGGTTCAAATGTTGGCAACATAAACATCAATATCTTCTCAGCAACGCAAG AGTGTAAAGAGGACCTCAACAATGACCATACAGACAGCTGTGGTGCTCTGCCGCCTGAAA TTGACAAGGTTGCAGAAAGTCAACAAAACCTGAAAGCCACTCTGAGGAGGAAGTTCAGCCACATTCTCGAGGGGCAGgcgacagaaacaaacaaaatctcTCTCAATAACatttacacagagctctacGTCACCGAGGGAGGAAGCGGCGAAGTCAACAAGGAGCATGAGGTGAGACACATCGAGACGACACCCAGGATCCATGTGGGCCAGGAAAAATCAATCCACTGCGATCACCTGTTCGCTCCTCTGCCTGAACATGGCTGTGACATAAGGACTGTCGTCACACGGGGAGTTGCTGGCATTGGAAAAACTGTTTTGACCAATAAattcactctggactgggcgGAGGAGAGAGCAAATGAAAACCTAGAATTTGTATTTCCACTTTCGTTCCGAGAGCTGAACttgatgaagaagaaaaacttcagTCTAGTGGAGCTTCTTGTTGTGCTTTTCCCTGAAATTAAAGACATAGAAATTTTCActaatgtgaaaaaaaacatgctctTCATCCTCGATGGCCTGGATGAGAGTCGCCTCTCTTTGGACTTCAACAGATGTGAAATACTGTCAGATGTGACTCAAACTACCACAATTGCCGTATTAATGACCAACCTCATTAGGGGCAGATTGCTCCCTATGGCTCTCGTGTGGATCACATCACGCCCCGTAGCTTCCAGTCAGATCCCAGCGAACTGCGTTGATCTAGTGACTGAAGTTCGAGGTTTCAACAACCTGCAAAAAGATGAATACTTCAGGAGGAAAATTAGTGATGTGAACTTAGCAAACCGGGTGATAGCACATGTGAAAACCTGCAGGAGCCttcacatcatgtgccacatacCAATTTTCTGCTGGATGGCAGCGACTGTTTTCgagaaaacaaaagagagcAAAGACACACCAAAGACTCTCACTCAAATGTACATACACTTCTTATCCTTGTGTGAGGAGGCAATGAAGAAAAGGCTGACAGGAAGAAGGGAGTCAAATGCTGACTGTGTGAGAGCTAATCTCCTGGCTTTAGGAAAGCTGGCTTTCCAAGAACTCGAGAAAGGCCACCTGATCTTCAATGAAAGCGACCTAAAGCTGAATGGTATCGATACTGAGCAGGCATCCATGTTCTCAGGAGTCTACACACAGATCTTCCATGAGGAGATGACAGTGTGCAAGGAGAAGATGTTTTGCTTCGtgcatctgagtgttcaggaatTCTTTGCAGCGTTGTATGTCTTCCTCACGTTCCACAACGACAACGTTAACATCCTGGTGAAGTTGTCCGCATCACGACGCTTTCTATCCAGACCATCTGAGCTCACCCTCTACAAAGAAGCAGTGGAAAAGGCTTTGCGGAGTGAGAAAGGAGATTTTGACATGTTTCTACGCTTCCTTTTGGGGCTGTCCCTGGAGTCCAATCAGACGCTGCTGAAACATCTAATGGTCAACAACCGAACACAACAAAAGACAAGAACTGAAATCGTTAAACACATAAAGGAGAAGATCAGGTCCAGTCCATCACCAGACAGGTGCCTCAATCTCTTCCACTGTCTGAACGAGCTGAATGACCACTCCCTCGTGAAGGAAATTCAGAGCTACCTCAGCTCAGGTAGCCTTAACAGAGCCAATCTTTCACCTGCCCAGTGGGCCACACTAGTTTTTGTATTACTGACATCAGAAGAAGAGCACAGTACGTTTGAACTGGGCAACTACACCAGGTCAGAGGAGGGTCTTCTCAGGCTGCTACCTGTCGTGAAAACAGCCCAAGTAGCAAA TCTGAATGCATGCAACCTTACGTTGACCTGCTGTGAGAACCTGGCGAATGCCATCAGTTCATCCCAACTTAGAGAACTGGACTTGAGTAACAACAATCTGACAGATGTAGGACTAATGAAGCTCTCCAGTGGGTTGAGGAACAGCAAAGTGGAGGCGCTCAG ACTGAGGAGCTGTAGCCTAACAGAACGCAGCTCCAATGACCTGGCATCATTTGTCAGCTCTGCCTCTTGCCTGCTAAAACTACTGGACCTGAGTGATAATGAGTTTCACGATTTAGGAGTTAGAAGGTTTTCTGATGGACTGAGGAGCTCTGACTGTAAACTGGAAACCCTCAA TTTGTCCCTGTGCAGTGTGGGAGAAGAGGGCTGCATTTTCTTGGCATCTGCTTTAAACTCATGCCACCTGAGAGAGCTGGACATGAGCTACAACCACCCAGGGAACTCAGGGTTGAATCTTCTAACAGCTCTGAAAGAGGACCCACAATGCAGCCTGGTGAAACTCAG CATGGACCAGTGTGGTGAGTTCCGGATTCAGCCAGGTCCAAAGAAAT ATATCATCAAACTCACCCTGGACCCAAACACAGCACATAAAGATCTTTCTCTATCCgaggaaaacaggaaagcaACACGCTGGACCAAGCAGCCATATCCAGACCATCCAGAAAGGTTTGATTTCTGGCCTCAAGTGTTGTGTAGAAAAGGGCTCACAGGACGCTACTACTGGGAGGCGGAGTGGACTGGGAGAGTCTTCATAGGAGTAGCCTACAAACGAATATCCAGGAAGGGAGAGACTGATGACTGCTGGTTAGGTCGAAATAACTCCTCCTGGGGCTTGAACTGCAACAAAGATGGATACAAAGCCTTGCACAAAGGCACAGGCATTCCTATAACCACCAAACCCAACTCCAACAAAGTAGGAGTATTCCTGGACTGGTCAGCAGGGATGCTCTCCTTTTACATGCTCTCCTGTGGTTCCCTTAAACTCCTTCACACCTTCCACACTACCTTCGATGAGCCTGTTTACCCCGGGTTTCACCTTGGCTGGGtggactcaaaggtttatttgtgCTAA